A genomic region of Dehalococcoidia bacterium contains the following coding sequences:
- a CDS encoding MATE family efflux transporter: MKRVLALSYPIIVANLSQIVIGIVDTAMISRVSTEALAAAAVASSVNIAAAMLFGGWATAAQVISARRYGEGRLTAIGRLLDISLLVGTGAGLVVFLVLSIGSGPLLAAFGLSEAVRAEGVPYLRVLALAAPFAAATAMFRAVYAGVGETSVAMRMTVLVNVINVPLNYVLIFVAGWGLLGAGVGTAIAVAVGCFYMSLFGWRRLRDTYELFRFGRLHRSQNVLPQLWSIGWPETAMLFLGYVNNVLVLRIVSSLGTTVIAGMQVVTNLQQVLWTIVWALSTSVSILVGQSLGSRDERTVTLTQRAGLLLMAALPAIILAPVLVAPSTILHLLTPDDEVVAEAGRALPVLALQVPLMATSMVLAAVLRAAGDSKWVLYTSTASSYLVMVPLSWLLADAIGWGLPGVYVAGIAFFAARTAGAWWRYRRGAWRTAVV; the protein is encoded by the coding sequence GTGAAGCGGGTCCTCGCCTTGAGCTACCCGATCATCGTCGCGAACCTCTCTCAGATCGTGATTGGGATCGTCGACACCGCGATGATCAGCCGCGTGTCCACAGAGGCGCTCGCGGCGGCGGCCGTCGCATCGTCTGTCAACATCGCCGCAGCCATGCTATTCGGCGGGTGGGCAACTGCGGCACAGGTGATCTCAGCCCGCCGGTATGGCGAGGGACGGCTGACGGCAATAGGGCGGTTGCTGGACATCTCGCTGCTCGTCGGTACTGGTGCAGGCCTTGTGGTGTTCCTCGTCTTGAGCATCGGCTCAGGCCCGCTCCTCGCCGCGTTCGGATTAAGCGAGGCTGTGCGGGCCGAGGGCGTGCCGTATCTCCGGGTACTCGCGTTGGCCGCGCCGTTCGCGGCAGCCACGGCTATGTTCCGAGCCGTCTACGCAGGAGTGGGCGAGACCAGCGTGGCGATGCGTATGACGGTCCTTGTCAACGTGATAAACGTCCCTCTGAACTACGTTCTTATATTCGTGGCCGGATGGGGACTCCTCGGCGCTGGCGTCGGGACTGCAATCGCCGTAGCAGTGGGCTGCTTCTACATGAGCTTGTTCGGATGGAGACGACTCCGGGACACATATGAATTGTTTCGTTTCGGACGACTGCACCGCAGCCAGAATGTGCTTCCGCAGCTCTGGTCTATCGGTTGGCCAGAGACGGCCATGCTCTTCCTGGGTTACGTCAATAACGTGCTCGTGCTACGGATTGTCTCCTCGCTCGGCACAACTGTCATCGCCGGAATGCAGGTCGTGACAAATCTACAGCAGGTCCTATGGACGATTGTCTGGGCGCTTTCGACCAGCGTGTCGATCCTAGTCGGGCAGAGCCTCGGCAGCCGCGATGAGCGTACAGTGACGTTGACCCAGCGAGCCGGGCTGCTGCTGATGGCTGCTCTTCCAGCGATCATCCTGGCACCGGTACTTGTCGCGCCGTCCACAATACTGCATCTGCTTACCCCTGATGATGAAGTCGTAGCGGAGGCAGGACGCGCCCTTCCCGTCCTGGCCCTGCAGGTGCCCCTCATGGCTACGAGCATGGTGCTGGCCGCCGTGCTACGAGCCGCCGGGGACTCCAAGTGGGTCCTCTACACCTCCACGGCTTCCAGCTACCTGGTCATGGTGCCGCTATCCTGGCTGCTCGCCGACGCGATCGGCTGGGGACTCCCCGGAGTATACGTCGCCGGGATCGCTTTCTTTGCGGCGAGGACCGCCGGGGCTTGGTGGCGCTACCGGCGGGGGGCGTGGCGGACGGCAGTAGTATGA
- a CDS encoding ABC transporter substrate-binding protein, which yields MALGLQDHVIGYFGGTPDRLQPQHQARAALVERLGGSFPYPSLEAVLAPGPDLVFSYGFNESTGFTGQGLRDAEVHSFSFTEACPDFTSNVTLEVMFEDVRALALIFDVEDRGEELIAMWEQQIAEVTAAIPAGEPVRVFYFDSGEEAPFTALAGSVMSDIISRAGGINILSDVSGTWGTVEWEAVVDGDPELIIFVDYGFGGPDANQAFLESNPSLSGMSAVVNGQYMTLTFLQSVPGPQNLDGLIEVATAVRRVNAAR from the coding sequence ATGGCGCTCGGGTTACAGGATCACGTCATTGGTTACTTCGGCGGTACGCCCGACCGGCTCCAGCCCCAACACCAGGCCCGCGCGGCTCTAGTCGAACGCCTGGGTGGCAGCTTCCCTTACCCCTCGCTGGAGGCGGTACTTGCTCCAGGTCCCGACCTGGTCTTCAGTTACGGCTTCAACGAGAGTACGGGGTTCACGGGACAGGGCCTGCGCGACGCTGAAGTCCACAGTTTCTCGTTTACTGAGGCCTGTCCAGACTTCACCAGTAACGTCACACTTGAGGTGATGTTCGAGGATGTCCGCGCTTTGGCTCTGATCTTCGACGTCGAGGACCGCGGCGAGGAACTCATCGCCATGTGGGAGCAGCAGATCGCAGAGGTCACTGCGGCGATCCCTGCCGGTGAGCCCGTCCGCGTTTTCTACTTTGACTCGGGTGAAGAGGCTCCGTTCACAGCGCTCGCCGGCTCGGTAATGTCGGACATCATCAGTCGCGCTGGCGGCATAAACATCCTCTCGGATGTGAGCGGTACGTGGGGCACCGTGGAGTGGGAAGCGGTTGTGGACGGCGACCCGGAGTTGATTATCTTCGTTGACTACGGATTCGGAGGCCCGGACGCGAACCAAGCGTTCCTAGAGTCCAACCCATCTCTGTCGGGCATGTCGGCGGTCGTGAACGGTCAGTACATGACGCTGACATTCCTCCAGAGCGTTCCTGGGCCACAGAACCTTGATGGCCTCATCGAGGTAGCGACTGCGGTGCGCCGTGTGAACGCTGCTCGTTAG